In Aegilops tauschii subsp. strangulata cultivar AL8/78 chromosome 3, Aet v6.0, whole genome shotgun sequence, one genomic interval encodes:
- the LOC109765070 gene encoding peroxidase A2, with translation MLRHPVWGAICLLAVLLVLCTDKLCTDARPSAYALLVDDDDEDDGDGSGSSSFSFSSPHETPDELAFGFYDGTCPSAEAIVASTVRELFAADANVAAALVRLFFHDCFVHVSTNRTPCSADQDISSACTRALTYAHGKTLCSVFFSSLDAPLQGCDASVLLDRIGGGKSERDAAPNRSLRGFGAVDKIKARLEKQCPGTVSCADILALAARDSLVLVGGPTYPVLTGRRDSAGSFYDDVNIPAPNATYAMTLSAFARRGFTERETVALLGAHSIGKVQCRFFRDRIYNFAGTGEPDDSLDADMVGEMRAVCSGDGAAPMEMGYYRQGREVGFGAHYYAKLLAGRGILRSDQQLTAGSTVRWVRAYAAGHRGEEAFREDFAHAMVKLSALAPLKGSAGQVRVSCSKSVE, from the exons ATGTTACGACATCCAGTGTGGGGAGCCATCTGCTTGCTCGCCGTCTTGCTGGTCCTGTGCACAGACAAGCTCTGCACGGACGCCAGGCCGTCCGCCTACGCGCTCCTGgtcgacgacgacgacgaggacgacggcgacggctccggctcgtcgtctttctccttctcctccccgCACGAGACGCCGGACGAACTGGCATTCGGGTTCTACGACGGGACATGCCCCAGCGCCGAGGCGATCGTCGCGTCCACCGTGCGGGAGCTCTTCGCGGCCGACGCCAACGTCGCCGCCGCGCTCGTCCGCCTCTTCTTTCACGACTGCTTCGTCCACGTAAGTACGAACCGAACTCCGTGTTCTGCAGATCAAGATATCTCTTCTGCCTGCACGCGCGCGCTCACGTACGCACACGGCAAGACGCTGTGCTCTGTTTTCTTTTCGTCCCTGGACGCGCCGTTGCAGGGCTGCGACGCCTCGGTGCTCCTGGACCGGATCGGCGGCGGCAAGTCGGAGAGGGACGCCGCCCCGAACCGCTCGCTGCGAGGCTTCGGCGCCGTCGACAAAATTAAGGCGAGACTGGAGAAGCAGTGCCCGGGGACCGTCTCCTGCGCCGACATCCTGGCGCTGGCCGCGCGGGACAGCCTCGTACTGGTGGGCGGGCCGACCTACCCAGTGCTCACCGGCCGCCGAGACAGCGCCGGGAGCTTCTACGACGACGTGAACATCCCGGCGCCGAACGCCACCTACGCCATGACGCTCAGCGCGTTCGCCCGCCGCGGCTTCACCGAGCGCGAGACCGTCGCGCTCTTAG GAGCACATAGCATCGGGAAGGTGCAGTGCAGATTCTTCAGGGACAGGATCTACAACTTCGCCGGGACCGGCGAGCCGGACGACTCCCTGGACGCGGACATGGTCGGCGAGATGCGGGCCGTGTGCAGCGGAGACGGCGCGGCGCCGATGGAGATGGGGTACTACCGGCAGGGCCGGGAAGTGGGGTTCGGCGCGCACTACTACGCGAAGCTCCTCGCGGGGCGGGGCATCCTGCGCTCGGACCAGCAGCTCACGGCGGGGAGCACCGTGCGGTGGGTGCGCGCGTACGCGGCCGGGCATCGCGGCGAGGAGGCTTTCCGCGAGGACTTCGCGCACGCCATGGTTAAGCTGTCCGCGCTTGCGCCGCTCAAAGGGTCGGCCGGGCAGGTCCGGGTCAGCTGCTCCAAGTCCGTTGAGTAG